A single genomic interval of Octopus bimaculoides isolate UCB-OBI-ISO-001 chromosome 22, ASM119413v2, whole genome shotgun sequence harbors:
- the LOC106867864 gene encoding sperm-associated antigen 17 isoform X3 has protein sequence MSKKLGKYTNGHATAKWEHGLAREQLHEPGWKVFIALIVENKPEDVINVNNLTSAINSGSRRRFGIITQQSLYKEVNVFGNPKGRSKDTPQYVEVCEACKAFLDSKEPIPSELLAKLIKFKLLSLKSDDICKSKPVEKSVDLKKVKTGKGAKAAGKKTAAAKPVEEGSIKEGTHLKKRSEEIYDYKYIDDEPEFGPNYYAVISGFYEPSLPILLADIDILIDVVVKFGSTHYTGLAIEVINKDNLIPKDSRLIAQEEAAAAETERLKKAMDYFWKWTMVYLNEQSATSQTRNIYVTDFLDDKESNLENDGAKLYEKFAFTLYGIVEKQRMYRNFIRNTKIIAVPTIGTIPPRIIPFSSNLCIMPPPPQYPLIEPRMLDTLDMRYYDDLMDTIPMECVTIPLVLHAMIEQVVAIERHTLPPREYQPPPTIDGLNQDLAKHLSMVLQKLILDDNCSEVIDDKLEEKEVPKEEPLRLISYKDESSKLFHHLKPFHDFVPSTVVDKMLDKFCFCRIENFPDTALRHIVEAEAREFLHFCSKDGVSYKMVNFVLQQSVFQTLQLPHVDKEGLLQPYAPTNNNAWDHPIFLLEQTVFPEYEGVEFSNKLLQNTSSTISLDSALAASLVTNEKPTLYRRHSSVDERSLDWFGSKNVSPDIERICKNLMEKIKASRQRNLEKWNYLEHLSSSVFHQVLFEAMYFQPHYTKYYHIREDSLYLILDNPYNTELFNLQTWHVQLYSNIGFRNFMFYVADEIKEWSLEEDKKELEQLREEKALRLLEQQTVVSEYFKVDRIENRHSLDDKKVLKKKELVSNVNSEQSKSIFDEDQFTRPHSLKASKKEEHLLKVDDFDKEKKKRKSPPRQDKSPDKEKRIMSRCSIKTPRIGRFKSMYDDSLYDMHASQIEQDADRPELPFSGYKLDDNLIKLTSKCYTMFPCDGSQIRVTTENFLTGAKNVRCSVLLNGHVFSVHILNPIESDALETECLPPATFRNPVTTSASSLQPQTNKPIIITSPSTGAVDTQETETKMPIFSEFGSFTATLADGVVLAYSQFGPTGYFRNFSGNIDQTSSMKDIKDQLFMSSESFFKERSRKRSRFSMDRFQSSDMVIGFSKKCGSETDAQFGSFPTLYLTCPDGLKIDYDVLHSKVNNDDYLIVRQSFPFNSKGLQTCELVRNEHSYLEERRTVLPNGTVIKKMKNGKYHVLHADGTVAHGEFASDKQIMHTTEKSDIADLNIVSLTCEIEKLDLKTMKWTVIQSNGQKVILYPGGKKEYLPKVLFSMKSDVKSGQTMMTRDDNVILISEPSGKTTVEHQDGTRITSYFEKVYMSENCKASYSNYENITMAMFAMVECPSYATIKFNIKTQENHTMIGNGTIINVFSNGFLRMLFGSSLTSEMLKLGLDGSFIYTNVIGENQQSKCNPPIESTYYFKHNSNIICETTDVKGNTFYVNYKGEKEIVKEARENNDDNKFREGIQHSPRYFILHRDGCVDELLNKNVVDDFVEDTEQQPTATVLKDIFQDNSGMSGITYLKPIQKNASDNWVVEYECNTIIPPGFLENSETLCNVKSTDHQIKKCPNLLETRQFTQYEDLDKDLQRRVHRGLYNYIYYKFQRHFQLENLTVFDTRKAEEEAKAKSIEAYVQQLPELHSQHIMNNDNVKKMYENAMNQGQTIVEVESVFNEPPVEKEKSQNYCYDESIRKALRNKTIPNYFESVFGKTFLANQEEEKLDEELKNHCIFNGIAEEPEEEDSSLTVTSDIAEAETPQGLRPINPSPAHASGNASPTSVRPTNPTPHISNVPFTDRPSSLTGDEAPQLKQLAEITRPNLFQRHSEPLALALEIPGNTILPKLFISTPTTHSPDMINEMSCTDRLINGRLAGSSLQEKDRMKLTKSLELSVNEIQFGKVRVGQTYEKSFFLRNTGVDSCRFKIKQPPPSSGLKILYRLGPIAAGLQEKLTVKLHIPAPLADKYEGGISLKYDLCIVTEKTSLVLQILAAWIHSYKELDVSSEVKPCLLFGFIISFYNTRMNLQKPTFYVNI, from the exons GTAAACGTTTTTGGCAATCCAAAAGGTCGGAGTAAAGATACCCCTCAATATGTTGAGGTATGCGAGGCATGTAAAGCCTTTCTGGATAGCAAGGAACCAATTCCTAGTGAGCTTTTGGCCAAACTTATCAAGTTTAAGTTGTTGTCATTAAAATCTGACGACATATGCAAATCTAAACCTGTAGAAAAA AGTGTCGACCTCAAAAAGGTTAAAACTGGTAAAGGGGCCAAGGCTGCTGGGAAGAAAACGGCTGCTGCTAAACCAGTTGAAGAAGGCAGCATCAAAGAAGGAACACACCTAAAGAAACGTTCTGAAGAAATCTATGACTACAAATATATCG ATGATGAGCCAGAATTTGGTCCTAACTATTATGCTGTTATTAGCGGATTCTATGAACCCAGTTTACCAATACTTTTAGCTGATATTGATATCCTGATTGATGTTGTTGTGAAGTTTGGTTCTACCCATTATACTGGTTTGGCCATTGAGGTGATAAACAAGGACAACCTCATACCTAAAGACTCAAGATTAATTG CTCAAGAAGAAGCTGCGGCCGCTGAGACTGAACGCTTAAAGAAAGCAATGGATTATTTCTGGAAGTGGACCATGGTATACCTAAATGAGCAATCTGCAACATCACAAACGCGTAACATTTACGTCACAGACTTTCTGGACGACAAGGAATCCAATTTAGAAAATGAT GGTGCCAAACTCTATGAGAAGTTTGCCTTCACACTTTATGGCATTGTTGAAAAACAGCGCATGTATCGGAATTTCATaaggaacacaaaaataatcGCAGTTCCGACCATTGGTACCATACCTCCTAGAATCATCCCATTCTCAAGCA atttgTGCATCATGCCACCCCCACCACAATATCCTTTAATTGAGCCCCGAATGCTTGACACTCTGGACATGCGTTATTATGATGACTTGATGGATACCATTCCCATGGAGTGTGTCACCATTCCCCTCGTTTTGCATGCCATGATCGAACAG gTGGTTGCAATAGAGAGACATACACTGCCTCCCCGAGAGTACCAACCGCCTCCTACAATTGATGGTTTGAACCAAGATTTGGCAAAGCATTTGTCTATGGTACTTCAGAAGCTTATTTTGGATGACAACTGCTCTGAG GTGATTGATGATAAGTTGGAAGAGAAAGAAGTTCCCAAGGAAGAACCATTGAGACTGATCAGTTATAAGGATGAAAGCAGCAAACTTTTCCATCACTTGAAACCTTTCCATGATTTTGTACCAAGTACTGTTGTAGACAAAATGCTGGATAAGTTTTGTTTCTGTAGAATCGAAAATTTTCCAGATACAGCACTGAGGCATATTGTGGAGGCAGAAGCTCGTGAATTTCTTCACTTCTGCTCAAAAGATGGTGTTTCTTATAAAA tgGTGAATTTTGTCTTACAACAAAGTGTCTTTCAGACATTACAACTACCACATGTGGACAAGGAAGGCCTGCTCCAGCCATACGCTCCCACTAATAACAATGCATGGGACCACCCGATATTCCTGTTGGAACAAACTGTCTTCCCTGAATACGAAGGAGTTGAGTTCAGTAATAAGCTGT TGCAAAATACATCTTCGACCATATCACTTGACTCTGCCCTAGCAGCTTCCTTGGTAACCAATGAGAAACCCACATTGTACAGACGTCACTCGTCAG TTGACGAACGAAGTTTGGATTGGTTCGGCAGTAAAAACGTTAGTCCTGATATTGAACGCATCTGCAAGAATTTGATGGAGAAGATAAAGGCAAGTCGGCAGAGGAATTTAGAAAAATGGAACTATCTGGAACACTTAAGCTCCAGCGTATTTCATCAg GTTCTGTTTGAAGCTATGTACTTCCAGCCCCACTACACTAAATATTATCATATCAGAGAAGACAGCCTGTATTTAATTTTGGACAACCCTTACAACACAGAATTGTTCAATTTACAGACGTGGCATGTCCAGTTATATTCCAATATTGGATTTAG GAACTTCATGTTTTATGTTGCTGATGAAATCAAGGAATGGTCCTTAGAAGAAGACAAAAAGGAGCTGGAGCAACTAAGAGAAGAGAAAGCACTGAGGCTGCTGGAACAACAAACAGTTGTGAGTGAGTATTTTAAGGTTGATAGAATAGAGAACAGACACTCACTTGACGATAAAAAAGTGcttaaaaagaaagaac TAGTTTCCAATGTAAATTCTGAGCAGTCTAAATCCATATTCGATGAAGATCAGTTTACAAGGCCCCATTCTCTCAAGGCTTCCAAGAAGGAAGAACATCTTCTGAAGGTCGACGattttgataaagaaaagaagaaacgaaaatcTCCACCAAGA CAAGATAAATCACCTGACAAAGAGAAACGGATCATGTCTCGTTGTAGCATCAAAACTCCCAGAATCGGTCGTTTCAAGTCAATGTATGATGACAGTCTCTACGATATGCATGCCAGCCAGATAGAACAGGACGCTGACAGACCTGAATTACCC TTTTCAGGTTACAAGCTGGACGACAACCTTATAAAACTAACCAGCAAATGTTACACAATGTTTCCTTGTGATGGTTCCCAAATACGAGTCACAACCGAGAACTTTTTAACAG GCGCCAAAAATGTGAGATGTTCAGTTCTACTGAATGGTCACGTCTTCTCTGTACACATCCTGAATCCAATTGAATCAGACGCATTGGAAACGGAGTGTTTGCCTCCAGCAACTTTCAGAAATCCAGTGACAACTTCTG CCTCTTCACTGCAACCACAAACAAATAAgccaattattattactagtcCGAGCACTGGTGCCGTTGATACACAAGAGACTGAGACGAAGATGCCGATATTTAGTGAGTTCGGCTCATTTACAGCTACCCTAGCAGATGGAGTGGTCCTGGCATACAGTCAGTTTGGGCCAACTGGTTACTTCAGAAACTTCTCAG GTAATATTGATCAGACTTCATCCATGAAGGACATCAAAGACCAGCTGTTCATGTCCAGTGAATCGTTTTTTAAAGAGAGAAGCCGAAAGAGATCCAGGTTCAGCATGGACCGCTTTCAATCCAGCGAT ATGGTCATAGGTTTTTCCAAAAAATGCGGTTCAGAAACAGATGCTCAATTTGGATCATTTCCTACATTATATTTAACCTGTCCAGATGGTTTAAAAATTGACTATGACGTATTACATTCCAAAG TGAATAACGATGATTACCTGATTGTGAGGCAGAGTTTCCCCTTTAATAGCAAAGGACTTCAAACTTGTGAACTGGTACGAAATGAGCATAGTTACCTTGAAGAACGGAGAACAGTGTTACCTAATGGAACTGttattaagaaaatgaaaaatggaaaataccAT GTACTCCACGCTGATGGCACGGTGGCTCATGGGGAATTTGCCTCTGATAAACAAATTATGCATACTACAGAGAAAAGTG ACATTGCTGACCTTAATATAGTTTCACTGACCTGTGAGATAGAAAAACTGGACTTGAAAACTATGAAGTGGACAGTTATTCAATCAAATGGTCAGAAAGTTATTTTGTATCCGGGCGGCAAGAAGGAATATCTGCCGAAAGTCTTGTTCAGTATGAAATCAGATGTAAAATCTGGACAG ACAATGATGACCAGAGATGACAATGTGATATTGATCAGCGAACCAAGTGGGAAGACCACTGTGGAACATCAGGACGGCACCAgaatcacttcttattttgagaaAGTTTATATGTCTGAAAACTGTAAAGCTAGTTATTCAAACT ATGAGAACATCACTATGGCCATGTTTGCCATGGTAGAATGTCCCAGTTATGCCACAATCAAATTCAATATTAAAACTCAGGAGAACCATACTATGATTGGCAACGGTACCATCATCAACGTGTTCTCAAATGGGTTTTTGCGTATGCTATTTGGAAGTTCTTTAACATCTGAGATGTTGAAATTGGGTTTAGATGGGTCTTTTATTTATACGAATGTTATTGGTGAAAATCAACAGAGCAAATGCAACCCACCAATTGAAAGTACCTACTACTTCAAGCACAATTCCAACATCATCTGTGAGACAACAGACGTCAAAGGCAACACCTTTTATGTCAATTACAAGGGCGAGAAAGAAATCGTGAAAGAGGCAAgagaaaacaatgatgacaataaattTCGTGAGGGCATCCAGCATAGTCCAAGGTATTTTATTCTGCATCGTGACGGCTGCGTAGATGAATTGTTAAACAAGAATGTAGTCGATGACTTTGTCGAAGACACTGAGCAACAACCGACAGCTACTGTCTTAAAAGACATCTTCCAAGACAATTCTGGAATGTCAGGAATAACTTATTTGAAGCCGATCCAGAAAAACGCCTCTGACAATTGGGTTGTAGAGTACGAATGCAATACCATCATTCCACCAGGCTTCCTGGAAAACAGTGAGACTTTATGTAATGTAAAATCAACTGATCATCAAATCAAAAAGTGCCCTAATCTTCTGGAAACTCGCCAGTTTACACAGTATGAGGACCTTGACAAAGATCTTCAGCGCAG AGTCCACCGAGGACTTTACAACTACATTTACTACAAATTCCAGCGTCATTTCCAGTTGGAGAATTTAACAGTTTTTGACACGAGGAAAGCAGAGGAAGAGGCCAAGGCCAAATCTATTGAAGCGTATGTGCAACAACTACCAGAATTGCACTCTCAGCATATAATGAACAATG ACAATGTGAAGAAGATGTACGAGAATGCGATGAACCAGGGCCAGACAATTGTCGAGGTTGAATCAGTGTTCAATGAACCCCCAGTGGAGAAGGAAAAGTCCCAGAATTATTGCTATGATGAAAGCATCAGGAAGGCATTGCGTAACAAAACTATCCCGAATTACTTTGAAAGTGTTTTTGGAAAAACTTTTCTTGCTAACCAAGAG GAAGAAAAACTTGATGAAGAACTGAAGAACCATTGCATCTTTAATGGAATTGCAGAAGAACCAGAAGAAGAAGATTCTTCACTAACTGTAACAA GTGACATTGCAGAAGCTGAAACTCCCCAGGGACTGCGACCCATCAACCCGTCTCCAGCGCATGCTTCGGGCAATGCTTCACCCACATCTGTTCGACCCACAAATCCGACCCCACATATTTCAAATGTTCCGTTTACAGACAGGCCCA GCAGCCTAACTGGAGATGAAGCTCCTCAGTTGAAACAACTAGCAGAGATCACTAGACCAAATCTATTTCAAAGGCATTCAGAACCTCTag cattagCACTAGAAATTCCTGGTAATACAATCCTACCGAAACTGTTTATTTCTACACCAACAACCCACTCCCCAGATATGATAAATGAAATG tcttgcaCCGACAGACTGATCAATGGTAGACTCGCTGGTTCCTCTCTCCAAGAAAAGGACAGGATGAAACTCACCAAGTCCCTTGAACTGTCTGTGAACGAGATTCAGTTTGGTAAAGTCAGAGTGGGTCAGACCTATGAAAAATCCTTCTTTCTtagaaatactggggtcgattcctgccgctttaaaataaaacaaccacCTCCTTCTTCTGGCCTGAAGATTCTCTACCGACTTGGACCT ATTGCTGCTGGTCTCCAAGAGAAGTTGACAGTCAAACTCCACATTCCTGCACCTCTAGCTGACAAATATGAAGGTGGCATCAGTTTGAAATATGATTTATGTATTGTCACAGAGAAAACATCGTTGGTACTTCAGATTTTGGCTG CGTGGATACACTCTTACAAAGAACTTGATGTCTCCAGTGAAGTGAAACCATGCCTTCTCTTTGGATTCATTATCTCATTTTACAATACAAGGATG AATCTTCAAAAACCGActttctatgtaaatatttga